GCCTTGGTTAACTTAGAGCCTGCCGCCTCCCCCGCCAGGAGGTAATCGGTTTTGCTGCTGACCGAGCCGGTGACCTTGCCCCCCGCCTGTTGAATCAGGGCTTTGGCTTGCTCCCGGCTGAGGCTGGGGAGGGTGCCCGTGATCACAAAAGTTTGGCCCTGGAGGGGTGAGGGACCGGGAGCCGGGGCAGCGATCGGGCGATCGGGAGCCAGGGCAACCAACTGGAGATCTGCCTCCTGGAGCCGCTGGATCAACTTCTGGTGGTCGGGAACCTGGAACCAGTCAGCCACCGCCTGGGCAATTTCGGGACCAATGCCATGGATGGCGGCGATCGCCCCCGGATCCGCCTCTGCCAACGCCGTCACCGAGGGGAACTGCTGGGCCAGGACTTGGGCATTGACGCTGCCCACATGGCGAATGCCCAAGCCATAGAGCACCCGCCCCCAGGGTCGTTGCCGGGAGGCGGCGATCGCCCCCACCAGTTTTTGGGCCGACTTTTGCCCCAGGCGCTCCAATCCCTCCAGTTGGGCTGGTTTCAGCTTATAGAGATCCGCCACCGACTGCACCAGCTCCTTGGCCACCATTTGATCCACCAGCTTCTTGCCCACCCCATCAATGTCGAGGGCATCCCGGCTAACCCAGTGCAACAGCGCCCCCCGCACCACCGCCGGACAGGTGGGATTAACACAGCGGGTAGCGGCTTCCGTGGGGGATTGCACCACCGGTTGCTCACATTCGGGACAGTAGCTCGCCATTACCACTGCTTGCGCCCCCAGAGGTCGCAGATCGGTCAAAACCTTCACCACTTCGGGAATAATCTCCCCTGCCTTGCGCACAATAACGGTGTCCCCCCGATGGAGATCTAGCTCAGCAATGCGATCGCGGTTGTGGAGAGTGGCCCGCGCCACCGTGGTCCCCGCCAACTGCACCGGCTCCAGTTCCGCCACCGGGGTAATGGCTCCCGTGCGCCCCACTTGGAAGGTGACCGCTGTCAGGCGGGTGGGCACTTCTTCGGCGGCATATTTGAGGGCGATCGCCCAGCGGGGAAATTTTTGCGTAAAGCCCAGTTGGGCCTGGAGATCCTGGCGATCGAGCTTGACCACCACCCCATCGGTGAGATAGGGCAGATGGTGACGGGCCTGATCCCACTGCTGGAAAAA
This region of Prochlorothrix hollandica PCC 9006 = CALU 1027 genomic DNA includes:
- the ligA gene encoding NAD-dependent DNA ligase LigA: MTEAAADRIAELSRLLQQASYAYYGLDQPILEDAVYDRLYRELQTLEQQHPTLISPHSPTQRVGERPAQQFTAVQHHIPLYSLENAFDLGELQAWDQRWRRHWQSNTGNSSESSSSGPSPRPPAGYVCELKIDGSALALTYDHGVLVRGATRGDGSQGEDITQNVKTIRSIPLRLNLDHPPARLEVRGEAFLPLETFETINQERDQRGEARFANPRNAAAGTLRQLDSRIVAQRRLDFFAYTLQVPEGVTLADTDFQPPQTQTESLKLLQHLGFRVNPNRQTVADLAGVQQFFQQWDQARHHLPYLTDGVVVKLDRQDLQAQLGFTQKFPRWAIALKYAAEEVPTRLTAVTFQVGRTGAITPVAELEPVQLAGTTVARATLHNRDRIAELDLHRGDTVIVRKAGEIIPEVVKVLTDLRPLGAQAVVMASYCPECEQPVVQSPTEAATRCVNPTCPAVVRGALLHWVSRDALDIDGVGKKLVDQMVAKELVQSVADLYKLKPAQLEGLERLGQKSAQKLVGAIAASRQRPWGRVLYGLGIRHVGSVNAQVLAQQFPSVTALAEADPGAIAAIHGIGPEIAQAVADWFQVPDHQKLIQRLQEADLQLVALAPDRPIAAPAPGPSPLQGQTFVITGTLPSLSREQAKALIQQAGGKVTGSVSSKTDYLLAGEAAGSKLTKAQSLGVAVISESELLQRLAPPLATPGLDRSL